One part of the Rhodanobacteraceae bacterium genome encodes these proteins:
- a CDS encoding DUF4785 family protein, producing the protein MYRALLGLVLGLVLATHAHANRGVAFIHGTGHQTNALDDYWQRPFVDNVRAGLANSANYVVINCNFEKYWWDSAAAGCLAGQLTTFISSRGITELTMITHSNGGNVPAQISSQTAKATTALESEPVQFAWRLDDAAALQAVATPHLASSKEYWDRRSADELAAGVAIPTTSPGAIVRLSPVGDASAKAIEARQVILRKGDQAFSNGAGMQALADSETLEKGSAPFPAGSTVFRIDPALGAGRFELQAATASGDTVVHVFEPDSPIRLDLKADRVSYQAGSEIRIDAQLIDGELKRSVDEITGLVTSPGGQVREIEFSVDKSGGYRAILPADFAAESGIGGLFEVQAFARAKGAQGQVLRDARTAFSYTVPSARFTGSARTVPVRMRDPVVYLEFDVEVAAASRYQIGGVLYGTDKNGSKIPVAMAQRAERLEPGVHGMTLLFGPDVLDGAKAGAPWEIRDLQLVNQADMGLQEQRVQALVLDSTR; encoded by the coding sequence ATGTACCGCGCACTGCTTGGCCTCGTCCTGGGCCTGGTGTTGGCTACACACGCGCACGCCAATCGGGGCGTCGCATTCATCCACGGCACCGGCCACCAGACCAACGCGCTGGACGACTACTGGCAGCGCCCGTTCGTCGACAACGTCCGCGCCGGCCTGGCGAACAGCGCCAACTACGTGGTGATCAACTGCAATTTCGAGAAGTACTGGTGGGACAGCGCTGCCGCTGGCTGCCTCGCCGGCCAGCTCACCACCTTCATCAGCTCGCGCGGCATCACCGAGCTGACCATGATCACGCACTCCAACGGTGGCAACGTCCCGGCGCAAATCTCGTCGCAGACGGCCAAGGCGACCACCGCGCTCGAATCGGAACCTGTGCAGTTTGCCTGGCGCCTCGACGATGCTGCAGCCCTGCAGGCGGTCGCCACGCCGCACCTGGCGTCGAGCAAGGAATACTGGGACCGCCGCAGCGCCGATGAACTGGCCGCCGGCGTCGCTATCCCGACCACCTCTCCGGGTGCCATTGTCCGCCTGAGCCCGGTTGGCGACGCGTCGGCCAAAGCGATCGAAGCCCGCCAGGTGATCCTGCGCAAGGGCGACCAGGCCTTCTCCAATGGCGCCGGTATGCAGGCGCTCGCGGACAGCGAAACGCTGGAAAAGGGTTCGGCCCCCTTCCCCGCCGGCTCCACGGTGTTTCGTATCGATCCCGCGCTAGGTGCGGGCCGTTTCGAATTGCAGGCAGCAACTGCCAGCGGCGATACCGTCGTGCACGTTTTCGAGCCGGACAGCCCGATCCGCCTTGATCTCAAGGCGGATCGCGTCAGCTACCAGGCGGGCAGCGAAATCCGGATCGACGCACAACTGATCGACGGCGAGCTCAAGCGTTCCGTTGACGAGATCACCGGCCTGGTGACTTCGCCGGGAGGCCAGGTCCGCGAAATCGAATTCAGCGTCGACAAGTCCGGTGGCTACCGCGCGATCCTGCCGGCGGATTTCGCCGCGGAATCCGGCATCGGCGGGTTGTTCGAGGTCCAGGCATTCGCACGCGCGAAGGGTGCGCAGGGGCAAGTGCTGCGCGACGCGCGCACAGCCTTCTCCTACACCGTGCCCAGCGCGCGCTTCACCGGATCGGCACGGACCGTCCCGGTGCGCATGCGCGATCCGGTCGTGTACCTGGAGTTCGACGTCGAAGTCGCTGCGGCCAGTCGCTATCAGATTGGCGGTGTGCTCTACGGTACGGACAAGAACGGCAGCAAAATCCCGGTGGCCATGGCCCAACGAGCGGAGCGCCTCGAGCCGGGCGTGCATGGCATGACCTTGCTGTTCGGCCCGGATGTGCTCGATGGCGCCAAGGCCGGTGCGCCTTGGGAAATCCGCGATCTGCAACTGGTCAACCAGGCCGACATGGGCCTGCAGGAGCAGCGGGTACAGGCGTTGGTGCTCGATAGCACCCGCTGA
- the imuA gene encoding translesion DNA synthesis-associated protein ImuA gives MSALRALPAIVPSTTDAAAVSTADLLQHQDIWRAREGSQKPLPTQPTGWQGLDAQLPGYGLPLGRLCEVLLPQPGMGEMELLLPLLAQRTRAGQTLVYVHPPCPPCVQALAQAGVALDRVLWIAPASERDALWAAEQILASGIPGSLLLWSEQADERALRRLSLAAEGSRSLALVFRPLAQERAVSPAALRMRIPRPLARAPLELLKARGLSCSSAQPLRVRA, from the coding sequence ATGTCCGCCCTGCGCGCCTTGCCTGCCATCGTCCCCTCCACCACCGACGCCGCCGCGGTGTCCACCGCCGATCTGCTGCAGCACCAGGACATCTGGCGCGCCCGCGAGGGCTCGCAGAAACCGCTGCCGACCCAGCCGACCGGCTGGCAGGGACTGGATGCACAACTGCCGGGCTACGGCCTGCCGCTAGGGCGTCTGTGCGAGGTGCTGCTGCCGCAGCCGGGCATGGGCGAGATGGAACTGCTGTTGCCGCTGCTGGCGCAGCGCACCCGGGCGGGCCAGACGCTGGTGTACGTGCATCCGCCCTGCCCGCCGTGCGTGCAGGCGCTGGCGCAGGCCGGCGTGGCGCTGGACCGCGTGCTGTGGATCGCGCCCGCCAGCGAACGCGACGCGCTGTGGGCAGCCGAGCAGATCCTGGCCAGCGGCATCCCCGGCAGCCTGCTGCTGTGGTCCGAGCAGGCCGACGAGCGTGCGCTGCGGCGGCTGTCGCTGGCCGCCGAAGGCAGCCGCTCGCTGGCACTGGTGTTCCGCCCGCTCGCACAGGAGCGAGCGGTGTCGCCCGCGGCGCTGCGCATGCGCATCCCCCGCCCCCTCGCGCGCGCCCCGCTGGAACTGCTCAAGGCGCGCGGCCTGAGTTGCTCGTCGGCGCAGCCGCTGCGGGTGCGGGCGTGA
- a CDS encoding EAL domain-containing protein: protein MQDFDIAIVDYFMPGDNGAMLVKQLRDTPKTSGILAAIITGTYSDRVITESLGAGAVECMFKSEARELFLARMRSLSRTVLDRKAIDNERRRLQGILTSVGEGVYGVDSLGKIQFINPAALDILGYPHDEALVGQCAADRFHYAFEDRTRIPRQACFLSQCYHDGNQVTGWQTVFWHESGRSVPVECTVYPLEIDGKREGAVVAFRDVSQRRLLEEELRWAASHDALTKLHNRAHFEQQLQQEVARLRRSDQSSLLLFVDVDRFKYINDTLGHAAGDQLLVEASHRLRSRLRVSDTLSRMGGDEYALILRNSHHDPEQVADDFRKALSGQLFSYGDKHYRITASIGVAVLDRQVLSPSEAMANADIACHIAKNKGRNQVHVYSYDTDQRASMDVELNWSARLEEAIRDNLFVLCFQPILPLPSIDLGELPVADGDLWMRHLHHGRPRRVYYEVLLRMRSASGELVAPDAFLPTAERYNMMLDIDRWVIHHALKALRESQSLDPDHLLGLSINLSAQSLGANGIGRYVMDKLVEFNVDPALVTFEITETKAVTNLDAARELIAQLRGLGCRFALDDFGCGFSSFTHLKHLDVDFLKIDGSFIQGLLEDPVDRAVITAINAIAHSVGKRTVAEYVDRPDVLAALLDCGVDFIQGYYVGRPTADLRGSYQRSRQWHALLPATTLAATG from the coding sequence GTGCAGGATTTCGACATCGCCATCGTCGATTACTTCATGCCCGGCGACAATGGCGCGATGCTGGTCAAGCAGTTGCGCGACACGCCCAAGACCAGCGGCATCCTGGCCGCGATCATCACCGGCACCTATTCGGACCGCGTGATCACCGAATCCCTCGGCGCGGGCGCGGTCGAGTGCATGTTCAAGTCCGAGGCGCGCGAGCTGTTCCTCGCGCGGATGCGCTCGCTGTCGCGCACCGTTCTCGACCGCAAGGCGATCGACAACGAGCGGCGCCGCCTGCAGGGCATCCTGACCTCGGTCGGCGAAGGTGTTTACGGCGTCGATTCGCTCGGGAAGATCCAGTTCATCAACCCCGCCGCACTCGACATCCTGGGCTATCCGCATGACGAGGCGCTGGTCGGCCAATGCGCTGCCGATCGCTTCCATTACGCTTTCGAGGACCGCACGCGGATTCCCCGCCAGGCCTGCTTCCTGTCGCAGTGCTACCACGACGGCAACCAGGTCACCGGCTGGCAGACCGTGTTCTGGCATGAGTCCGGGCGTTCGGTGCCGGTGGAATGCACGGTTTATCCGCTGGAGATCGACGGCAAGCGCGAGGGTGCAGTGGTCGCATTCCGCGATGTCTCCCAGCGCCGCTTGCTCGAAGAGGAACTGCGCTGGGCCGCCAGCCACGACGCGCTGACCAAGCTGCACAACCGCGCGCACTTCGAGCAGCAGTTGCAGCAGGAAGTCGCGCGCCTGCGCCGTTCAGATCAGTCCAGCCTGTTGCTGTTCGTCGATGTCGACCGCTTCAAGTACATCAATGACACCCTCGGCCACGCCGCCGGCGACCAGTTGCTGGTCGAAGCCAGCCATCGGCTGCGCAGCCGGCTGCGGGTTTCCGACACCCTCTCGCGCATGGGCGGCGACGAGTACGCACTGATCCTGCGCAACTCGCACCACGATCCGGAACAGGTTGCGGACGACTTCCGCAAAGCATTGTCCGGGCAGCTTTTTTCCTATGGCGACAAGCACTACCGCATCACCGCCAGCATCGGCGTGGCGGTGCTCGACCGCCAGGTGCTGTCGCCCTCGGAAGCGATGGCGAACGCCGACATCGCCTGCCACATCGCGAAGAACAAGGGCCGCAACCAGGTCCACGTGTACTCCTACGACACCGACCAGCGCGCATCGATGGACGTGGAGCTGAACTGGTCGGCGCGGCTGGAAGAGGCGATCCGCGACAACCTGTTCGTGCTCTGCTTCCAGCCGATCCTGCCGTTGCCGAGCATCGACCTGGGCGAATTGCCGGTCGCTGACGGCGATCTGTGGATGCGCCACCTGCATCATGGCCGGCCACGCCGGGTGTACTACGAGGTGCTGCTGCGGATGCGCAGCGCCAGCGGCGAGCTGGTTGCCCCCGATGCCTTCCTGCCGACGGCCGAGCGCTACAACATGATGTTGGACATCGACCGCTGGGTGATCCATCACGCGCTCAAGGCCCTGCGCGAAAGCCAGTCGCTGGATCCGGATCACTTGCTGGGGCTGTCGATCAACCTGTCGGCGCAATCTCTGGGCGCCAACGGCATCGGTCGATACGTGATGGACAAGCTGGTCGAGTTCAACGTCGACCCGGCCCTGGTGACCTTCGAGATCACCGAAACCAAGGCAGTCACCAACCTGGACGCGGCGCGCGAGCTGATTGCGCAGCTGCGTGGCCTCGGATGCCGGTTTGCGCTGGACGATTTCGGCTGCGGCTTCTCGTCGTTCACGCACCTCAAGCACCTGGACGTCGATTTCCTCAAGATCGATGGATCCTTCATCCAGGGACTGCTGGAGGATCCGGTGGATCGCGCGGTGATCACCGCGATCAACGCGATTGCCCATTCGGTGGGCAAACGTACGGTTGCCGAGTATGTGGATCGGCCTGATGTGCTGGCCGCCCTGCTCGATTGCGGTGTCGATTTCATCCAGGGCTACTACGTCGGGCGCCCGACCGCCGATCTGCGCGGCAGCTATCAGCGTTCGCGGCAATGGCATGCCCTGCTCCCGGCGACCACCCTGGCTGCCACCGGCTGA
- the lexA gene encoding transcriptional repressor LexA gives MDENSLTPRQRQILEWIVDQNLRNGAPPTRAEIASAFGFRSPNAAEEHLRALARRGAIEIAPGRSRGIRVLSGRAVRSGSTLPLVGRVAAGSPILAVENIESEIAVEAGLFHPRADYLLRVRGDSMTGAGILDGDLLAVHRSASAEPGQIVVARLGEEVTVKRLQCEGGRVRLCAENPAYAPIEVDPEEAFAIEGLAVGVVRTGLV, from the coding sequence ATGGATGAGAACTCGCTGACCCCCAGGCAACGTCAGATCCTCGAGTGGATCGTCGACCAGAACCTGCGCAATGGTGCGCCGCCGACCCGCGCGGAGATTGCCAGCGCCTTCGGTTTCCGCTCGCCGAACGCGGCCGAGGAGCATCTGCGTGCGCTGGCGCGCCGGGGCGCCATCGAGATCGCCCCAGGGCGCTCGCGTGGCATCCGCGTGCTGTCCGGGAGGGCTGTGCGGAGCGGGTCGACCCTGCCACTGGTCGGGCGCGTGGCCGCCGGCAGCCCGATCCTGGCGGTCGAGAACATCGAGTCCGAGATCGCGGTGGAGGCCGGGTTGTTCCATCCACGGGCCGATTACCTGCTGCGGGTGCGCGGCGACAGCATGACCGGCGCCGGCATCCTCGACGGCGATTTGCTCGCGGTGCACCGCAGCGCCAGTGCCGAACCGGGACAGATCGTGGTGGCAAGGCTGGGCGAGGAGGTCACGGTGAAGCGCCTGCAATGCGAGGGTGGGCGCGTGCGCCTGTGCGCCGAGAACCCGGCCTACGCGCCGATCGAGGTGGACCCCGAGGAGGCGTTCGCCATCGAAGGGCTGGCGGTCGGCGTGGTGCGGACCGGGCTCGTGTAG
- a CDS encoding nuclear transport factor 2 family protein: MDTLARWHHVVATRDPAGLDALLADEVVFHSPVVHTPQRGRLLTRMYLTAAMHVLGNASFRYVREVVGAMDAVLEFEAEVDGITVNGVDMIRWDAQGRIIDFKVMVRPAKAMALLQQKMAELLAKVGKGASA, from the coding sequence ATGGATACGCTCGCCCGCTGGCACCATGTCGTCGCCACACGCGATCCCGCCGGCCTCGACGCGCTGCTGGCGGACGAGGTGGTGTTCCACTCGCCGGTGGTGCATACGCCTCAACGTGGGCGTCTGCTGACGCGGATGTACCTGACGGCGGCAATGCATGTGCTCGGCAATGCGAGCTTCCGCTATGTGCGCGAAGTCGTCGGCGCCATGGATGCCGTGCTGGAGTTCGAGGCCGAGGTGGACGGCATCACCGTCAACGGCGTCGACATGATCCGCTGGGACGCGCAAGGCCGGATCATCGACTTCAAGGTGATGGTGCGCCCGGCCAAGGCGATGGCGCTGCTGCAGCAGAAGATGGCGGAGTTGCTGGCGAAAGTGGGGAAGGGCGCCAGCGCCTGA
- a CDS encoding DUF2058 domain-containing protein: MRNLLQDQLLKAGLVKKQQVDATVRAQTRQRDGKAPATPPAEKIDAQKLAAEKAERDRALAAERNAQLRARELEAQVRQLIEHHKIKTSGEIPYRFVDGGKIRSLLVDEKIRAQLAKGTLVIARDGDSYALLPRASAEAVASRGGVIALDHGRPEPQTTPANSTDDDYYAKFKVPDDLIW; encoded by the coding sequence ATGCGCAATCTCCTGCAGGACCAGTTGCTGAAAGCCGGCCTGGTGAAGAAACAACAAGTCGACGCCACCGTGCGTGCCCAGACGCGCCAGCGGGATGGCAAGGCACCAGCCACGCCGCCGGCCGAGAAGATCGACGCGCAGAAGCTTGCGGCCGAGAAAGCGGAACGCGATCGCGCGCTCGCCGCCGAACGCAACGCACAGCTTCGTGCCAGGGAACTCGAAGCGCAGGTACGGCAGTTGATCGAGCACCACAAGATCAAGACATCCGGCGAGATTCCCTACCGGTTCGTCGACGGCGGCAAGATCCGCAGCCTGCTGGTGGATGAAAAAATACGCGCCCAGTTGGCAAAGGGCACGCTGGTGATCGCTCGCGACGGAGATTCTTATGCCCTGTTGCCGCGCGCGAGCGCAGAGGCGGTGGCATCGCGCGGCGGCGTGATCGCCCTCGATCACGGTCGGCCGGAGCCGCAAACGACGCCAGCCAACAGCACGGACGATGACTACTACGCGAAGTTCAAGGTGCCGGACGACCTGATCTGGTGA
- a CDS encoding phosphomannomutase/phosphoglucomutase, whose protein sequence is MQVAASIFKAYDIRGVVGQTLDEAFAEHLGRAFGSEARTLGERAVAVGRDGRLSGPALSAALMRGLRASGIDVIELGAVTTPMLYYVAATRGDTGCSSGIQVTGSHNPKDYNGFKMVLGGRAIYGEDIQRLRQRIEAEDYVDGDGGFVHLDVLAEYTARIIGDCRLARPLKIVVDSGNGIPGASAPGILRALGCSVSELYSEVDGDFPNHHPDPSKPENLADLIAAVKAQGADLGLAFDGDGDRLGVVTKDGHNIFPDRQIMLFAQDVLARVPGGEIIFDVKCSQRLAQAIRAAGGKPSMYKTGHSLIKARLKETGAPLAGEMSGHIFFAERWYGFDDATYTAARLLEILSRSADPSAVLDALPTSFSTPELNVPCAEGEHHAVVEKLRESARFDGALEVITIDGLRAEYADGFGLVRASNTTPVLVLRFEGHTPEALARIQAQFMAQILAVKPDARVAAGH, encoded by the coding sequence ATGCAGGTCGCCGCATCCATCTTCAAGGCCTACGACATCCGTGGTGTGGTCGGCCAGACGCTCGACGAGGCCTTCGCCGAGCATTTGGGCCGCGCTTTCGGCAGTGAGGCCAGGACCCTCGGCGAGCGCGCGGTGGCGGTAGGGCGCGACGGCCGTTTGTCCGGGCCAGCGCTCAGCGCCGCGCTGATGCGCGGATTGCGCGCCAGCGGCATCGATGTGATCGAACTCGGCGCGGTGACCACGCCGATGCTGTACTACGTCGCCGCCACCCGCGGCGACACCGGCTGCAGCAGCGGCATCCAGGTCACCGGCAGCCATAATCCCAAGGATTACAACGGCTTCAAGATGGTGCTCGGCGGCCGCGCGATCTATGGCGAGGACATCCAGCGACTGCGCCAGCGGATCGAGGCCGAGGACTACGTGGATGGAGATGGCGGGTTCGTGCACCTGGATGTGCTCGCCGAGTACACCGCCAGGATCATCGGCGACTGTCGCCTGGCGCGCCCGCTGAAGATCGTGGTCGACTCGGGCAACGGCATTCCCGGGGCGTCGGCGCCCGGCATCCTGCGCGCGCTGGGCTGCAGCGTCAGCGAGTTGTATTCGGAGGTCGACGGCGACTTCCCGAACCATCATCCGGATCCGTCGAAGCCGGAGAACCTGGCCGATCTGATTGCCGCCGTGAAGGCTCAGGGCGCCGACCTCGGCCTCGCCTTCGACGGCGACGGCGACCGCCTGGGCGTGGTCACCAAGGATGGCCACAACATCTTCCCCGATCGCCAGATCATGCTGTTTGCGCAGGATGTGCTGGCACGCGTGCCGGGTGGCGAGATCATCTTCGACGTCAAGTGCAGCCAACGCCTGGCGCAGGCCATCCGCGCGGCCGGCGGCAAACCGTCGATGTACAAGACCGGCCATTCGCTGATCAAGGCCAGGCTCAAGGAAACCGGCGCACCGCTGGCCGGCGAGATGAGCGGGCACATCTTCTTCGCCGAGCGCTGGTATGGCTTCGACGACGCGACCTACACCGCCGCGCGCCTGCTGGAGATCCTCAGCCGCTCGGCCGACCCGAGCGCCGTGCTGGATGCGCTGCCGACCAGCTTCAGCACACCGGAACTGAACGTACCTTGCGCCGAAGGCGAGCACCACGCGGTGGTCGAGAAACTGCGCGAATCCGCGCGTTTCGACGGTGCCCTGGAGGTCATCACCATCGACGGCCTGCGCGCCGAGTACGCAGACGGATTCGGCCTGGTGCGCGCATCCAACACCACGCCGGTGCTGGTGCTGCGTTTCGAGGGCCACACCCCGGAGGCGCTGGCACGGATCCAGGCGCAGTTCATGGCGCAGATCCTCGCGGTCAAGCCGGATGCCCGGGTGGCCGCCGGGCACTGA
- a CDS encoding peptidylprolyl isomerase codes for MTIRSLLVLGLLALASLAQAQNPRVLLDTERGPMLLELDSTRAPNTVANFLAYVDAGGYDSTLLQRAARNFVVQGGRYKENGVELPQRPAIGSERNNGLSNTLGTIAMALSGNPPNVNSATSDFYINTGNNAAALDPSFTVFGRLVFGFRTLDTLNNNPVFINTDQPIRIPLLKRAVRVAANEFPILPVHTATWYDPNNSGKGFLIEIAHAAGTDANPLLVVSWYDFFEGRQIWMIGIAPFTWGAHQVEVPLQISTGAQFGPAFNPSQVTSNPAWGRLTVRFTGCDTGSFSYTSIYGNGTIPVKALTSPTTESCTGG; via the coding sequence ATGACAATCCGTTCCCTGCTTGTGCTGGGATTGCTGGCGCTGGCCAGCCTGGCCCAGGCACAGAATCCGCGCGTGCTGCTGGACACCGAGCGCGGCCCGATGCTGCTGGAACTCGACAGCACGCGAGCGCCGAACACGGTTGCCAATTTCCTCGCCTATGTCGATGCGGGCGGCTACGACTCCACGCTGCTACAGCGCGCCGCGCGCAATTTCGTGGTCCAGGGCGGGCGCTACAAAGAGAACGGCGTCGAATTGCCGCAGCGCCCGGCGATCGGCTCCGAGCGCAACAACGGCCTGTCGAACACCCTGGGAACCATCGCCATGGCGCTCTCCGGCAATCCGCCGAACGTCAACAGCGCCACCAGCGATTTCTACATCAATACCGGCAACAATGCCGCTGCGCTGGATCCGAGCTTTACCGTCTTCGGGCGCCTGGTTTTCGGATTTCGCACGCTAGACACGCTCAACAACAATCCGGTCTTCATCAACACCGACCAGCCGATCCGCATCCCGCTGCTCAAGCGTGCAGTGCGCGTCGCCGCCAATGAATTCCCGATCCTGCCGGTGCATACCGCCACCTGGTATGACCCCAACAACTCCGGCAAGGGCTTCCTGATCGAGATCGCGCATGCCGCCGGCACCGACGCGAATCCGCTGCTGGTGGTGTCCTGGTACGACTTCTTCGAGGGCCGCCAGATCTGGATGATCGGTATCGCGCCGTTCACCTGGGGCGCGCACCAGGTCGAAGTCCCGCTGCAGATCAGCACTGGCGCGCAGTTCGGGCCGGCCTTCAACCCCAGCCAGGTGACCAGCAACCCGGCCTGGGGCCGCCTGACCGTGCGCTTTACCGGTTGCGATACCGGCAGCTTCAGCTACACCTCGATCTATGGCAACGGCACGATCCCGGTCAAGGCGCTGACGTCGCCGACCACCGAGTCCTGCACCGGCGGTTGA
- the sbcB gene encoding exodeoxyribonuclease I has translation MNPSAQPTFLWHDYETFGADTRHDRPAEFACWRTDADFEPVAAPETFRCRPTLDYLPEPAACAVTGIGPEAAYAQGLDEPEFAARVHAQMSEAQTCTLGYNSMRFDDEITRHLFWRNFIDPYEREWARGNSRFDLIDLIRAAYALRPGGLQWPMREDGHPSFKLTDLSAANALPHSHAHAALSDVEATLSLARLLRQAQPRLLDHALGLRLKARVLEMADWRRRTPLIHVSQRFPAERGCLAVVVPVAMHPSQGGKIIVVDAHQDPTPLLEWAPERLAEMIFAPADAPGRVALGLKLVHANRAPFLAPLSALKGVDLARIRLDRAVVDRHCARLRNADGLDERLQQVYRLLDQQPQTHRDADSALYDGFIGDADRVLARRFAQADAAGRTQMASQFNDHRLATLALRFRGRHHLAELDAVERRLWLEHCRAQLQRPGRALADYLAAVDAIAVDRAELGDDLRRWGDRVSAHAMGE, from the coding sequence ATGAATCCATCCGCGCAACCGACCTTCCTGTGGCACGACTACGAGACCTTCGGCGCCGATACCCGGCATGACCGGCCAGCCGAGTTTGCCTGCTGGCGCACCGATGCCGATTTCGAACCCGTTGCCGCTCCCGAGACCTTCCGCTGCAGGCCCACGCTCGACTACCTGCCAGAACCAGCGGCCTGTGCGGTCACCGGTATCGGCCCGGAAGCAGCCTACGCGCAGGGTCTCGACGAGCCTGAATTTGCCGCGCGCGTGCATGCGCAGATGTCCGAGGCGCAGACCTGCACACTCGGCTACAACAGCATGCGTTTCGACGATGAAATCACGCGCCATCTGTTCTGGCGCAACTTCATCGACCCCTATGAACGCGAGTGGGCGCGCGGCAATTCGCGCTTCGACCTGATCGACCTGATCCGCGCGGCCTATGCCTTGCGCCCCGGCGGGCTGCAATGGCCGATGCGCGAGGACGGCCACCCGAGTTTCAAGCTGACCGACCTGAGCGCCGCGAACGCCCTGCCCCACAGCCATGCACATGCGGCGCTCTCGGATGTCGAAGCGACGCTGTCGCTGGCACGGCTGCTGCGGCAGGCGCAGCCACGCCTGCTGGACCACGCACTCGGATTGCGGCTCAAGGCTCGCGTGCTGGAGATGGCGGACTGGCGCCGGCGTACGCCCTTGATCCACGTATCGCAACGCTTTCCGGCCGAGCGCGGCTGCCTCGCGGTGGTTGTCCCGGTGGCGATGCATCCCAGCCAGGGTGGCAAGATCATTGTCGTGGATGCACACCAGGACCCGACGCCGCTGCTGGAATGGGCACCAGAGAGACTTGCCGAGATGATCTTCGCGCCTGCAGATGCCCCAGGGCGGGTCGCCCTGGGGCTCAAGCTGGTGCATGCCAACCGCGCGCCCTTCCTGGCACCGCTCTCGGCGCTCAAGGGAGTCGATCTTGCCCGCATCCGCCTGGACCGCGCCGTGGTGGATCGCCATTGCGCACGGCTACGGAATGCCGATGGCCTGGACGAGCGACTGCAGCAGGTCTACCGACTGCTCGACCAGCAGCCGCAAACGCACCGCGATGCGGATTCCGCGCTGTACGACGGATTCATCGGGGATGCCGACCGCGTGCTCGCGCGCAGGTTCGCGCAAGCAGACGCCGCAGGGCGGACGCAGATGGCCAGTCAGTTCAATGACCACCGGCTGGCCACGCTCGCTCTGCGCTTCCGCGGCCGCCATCACCTGGCGGAGTTGGACGCGGTCGAGCGGCGCCTGTGGCTGGAACACTGTCGCGCGCAACTGCAGCGACCCGGACGCGCCCTCGCCGACTATCTCGCTGCGGTTGACGCCATCGCAGTCGATCGTGCGGAACTCGGCGACGATCTGCGGCGCTGGGGCGATCGCGTCAGCGCGCACGCGATGGGCGAGTGA
- a CDS encoding RidA family protein has translation MPGERHLISSGSTFEAEIGYSRAVVQGDWIFVSGTTGFDYTTMSIADDIVTQTAQCLRNIEWALAQAGASLADVVRVTYMLPDASEFPQCWPVLRQYFGEIRPAATMIAVGLADPRMRIEIEVTALRRT, from the coding sequence ATGCCCGGCGAGCGCCATCTGATCAGTTCCGGTTCCACCTTCGAGGCCGAGATCGGCTACTCGCGCGCCGTAGTGCAGGGCGACTGGATCTTCGTCTCCGGCACCACCGGATTCGACTACACGACGATGTCCATCGCCGACGACATCGTCACCCAGACCGCGCAGTGCCTGCGCAATATCGAGTGGGCGCTGGCCCAGGCCGGCGCCAGCCTGGCCGACGTGGTGCGCGTCACCTACATGCTGCCGGATGCCAGCGAGTTTCCGCAGTGCTGGCCGGTCCTGCGGCAGTATTTCGGCGAGATCCGCCCGGCCGCGACGATGATCGCGGTGGGCCTGGCCGATCCGCGCATGCGCATCGAGATCGAGGTGACTGCCTTGCGCCGGACCTGA